Proteins from a single region of Malaclemys terrapin pileata isolate rMalTer1 chromosome 25, rMalTer1.hap1, whole genome shotgun sequence:
- the VPS25 gene encoding vacuolar protein-sorting-associated protein 25, with product MSFEWPWQYRFPPFFTLQPNVDTRQKQMTAWCSLVLSYCRLNKQYTMTVMEAQESPLFHNRKLQRKLPMESIQVVLEELRKKGNLEWLDKNKSSFLIMWRRPEEWGKLIYQWVSKNGLTNSVFTLYELSNGDDTENEEFHGLEESMLLRALQALQQEHRAEIITLDDGRGVKFFQ from the exons GTTGCAGCCCAATGTGGACACCCGGcagaagcagatgacagcctggTGCTCCTTGGTGCTGTCGTACTGTCGCCTGAACAAGCAGTACACGATGACGGTCATGGAGGCCCAAGAAAGCCCACTTTTCCACAACAGGAAGCTACAGC GGAAACTCCCCATGGAATCCATACAAGTTGTGTTAGAAGAACTCAGGAAAAAAG GGAACCTAGAATGGTTAGACAAGAACAAATCCAGTTTCCTGATCATGTGGCGGAGACCAGAAGAATGGGGAAAGCTCATCTATCAGTGG GTGTCTAAGAACGGCCTGACCAACTCTGTATTCACACTCTACGAGCTGTCCAATGGAGATGACACAGAGAATGAAG AGTTCCATGGCTTGGAAGAGTCCATGTTGCTTCGTGCCCTGCAAGCCTTACAGCAAGAGCACAGGGCTGAAATTATCACACTCGACGACGGCCGAGGCGTCAAGTTCTTTCAATAG